The stretch of DNA CCGCCAACGGCATCGAACGCATCGCCGACGTGCCGATCTACCACGCCGACCCGATCGTGCGCCGCGCCGACTCGCTGCAGCTGACCGCCGCCGCGCGCCGCGCCATGCAGATCGCGCTGCCGGCCGAGCTGTTTGCCCGCCTGGGCATCCAGTCGGGCGACCCGGTCCGCGTCACGCAAGGGCAGGGCAGCGTGGTGCTGCCGGCCGTGCTCGAAGCCACGCTGCCGGCCAACACCGTGCGCGTGCCGGCGGCAACGCCGGCGGCCATTGGCCTGGGCGGCATGTTCGGCACGGTCACCGTAGAGAAGGCCATCGACCTGGCTCCGGCCAACACCGGCGCCGCCGTCACGGCGTAAGAACAAGAGCGAGAAGAAGACATGATTGACTGGATTACCTCGCAAGGGCAGGGCGTACTGGGCGCGTACTGGACGCCGCTGTGGATCCTGATCCGCGCCGTGCTGATCGTGGTGCCGCTGCTGCTGTGCGTGGCTTACCTGATCCTGTGGGAGCGCAAGCTGATCGGCTGGATGCACGTGCGTCTGGGCCCGAACCGCGTCGGCCCGCTGGGCCTGCTGCAGCCGATCGCCGACGTGCTGAAGCTGCTGCTCAAGGAAGTCATGATGCCGACGCAGGTCAGCCGCGGCATGTACCTGATCGCGCCGCTGATGGTGCTGATGCCTGCCGTCGCGGTCTGGGCCGTGATTCCGTTCCAGGCCGAAGTGGTGATGGCGGACGTCAACGCCGGCCTGCTGTACGTGATGGCGATCAGCTCGGTCGGCGTCTACGGCGTGATCCTGGCCGGCTGGGCCTCGAACTCCAAGTACGCCTTTATCGGCGCCATGCGTGCCGCGGCACAGATGGTGTCGTATGAAATCGCCATGGGCTTTGCGCTGGTGACGGTGCTGATGGTTGCCGGCAGCCTGAACCTGTCGGCCATCGTCAACGGCCAGAACACGGGCTACTTCGCCGACATGGGCATCAACATCCTGTCGTGGAACTGGCTGCCGCTGCTGCCGATGTTCGGCGTCTACTTCATCTCGGGCGTGGCCGAAACCAATCGCCACCCGTTCGACGTGGTGGAAGGCGAATCGGAAATCGTGGCCGGCCACATGATCGAATATTCGGGCATGGGCTTCGCGCTGTTCTTCCTGGCCGAGTACATCAACATGATCATCATCTCGGCCATGACCGCGCTGATGTTCCTGGGCGGCTGGGCGCCTCCGTTCTCGAGCGTGGTCACCAACGCGGTCCCCGGCTTCTTCTGGCTGCTGGTCAAGGTTTTCCTGCTGCTGTCGGTCTTTATCTGGATCCGTGCCTCGTTCCCGCGCTACCGCTATGACCAGATCATGCGCCTGGGCTGGAAGGTGTTCATTCCGCTGACCGTGGTGTGGCTGATCATCGTGGCGATCTGGATCAAGTCGCCGTGGAACATCTGGCACTGAACAGCCAAGCGACGGTGCGGCGCTGCAATGCGGCAGCGCGCACCGCGCGGAAATACTAGGAAGCAATCGTCATGCTGCTCGCCATCAAGGACTTCTTCAACAGCCTGCTCCTGAAGGAACTCTTCAAGGGCATGGCGCTGACCGGCCGCTATCTCTTCGCGCGCAAGGTCACCGTCCAGTTCCCGGAAGAGAAAACGCCGATCTCGCCGCGCTTCCGTGGCCTGCACGCGCTGCGCCGCTATCCGAACGGCGAAGAGCGCTGCATTGCCTGCAAGCTGTGCGAGGCGGTGTGCCCGGCGCTGGCCATCACCATCGAGTCGGACGTGCGCAACGACGGCACGCGCCGTACCACCCGCTACGACATCGACCTGACCAAGTGCATCTTCTGCGGTTTCTGCGAAGAGGCCTGCCCGGTCGACGCCATCGTGGAAACGCAGATCCTGGAATACCACGGCGAGAAGCGCGGCGACCTGTACTTCACCAAGGACATGCTGCTGGCAGTGGGCGACCGCTACGAGCCGCAGATCGCGGCGGCCAAGGCTGCCGACGCCAAGTATCGCTGACCGGCGCACGCGCCAAACGGCAGGGCGGCCACCCGTAACTCACCTGGCCGCTTCTGCCACCGAATTTGAATACGGTCCCTTCAATGCGAGGGGCCAAAGCAAGGATGCCGCGGGAGCGGGCCACCCGAAGGGGAAGGCCTGTGCCGGACGGCCCTGAGAGGATCCGATAGGAACCATGGAACTCACGACCACCATCTTCTATGTCTTTGCGCTGGTGCTGGTGCTCTCCGCACTGAAAGTCATCACTGCGAAGAACCCGGTGCATTCCGCACTGTTCCTCGTGCTGTCGTTCTTCACGGCCGCCGCGATCTGGATGCTGCTCAAGGCGGAATTCCTCGCCATCCTGCTGGTGCTGGTCTATGTCGGCGCGGTGATGGTGCTGTTCCTGTTCGTGGTGATGATGATCGATATCGACATCGAGCACCTGCGCCGCGACTTCTGGACCTACGTGCCGATGGCCTCGATCGTGGGCGCGCTGATCATCGCCGAGATGGCGATCGTGCTGGTGCGCAACTTCATCGGCACCACCGCGCCGGTGGTGGCCAGCGGTTCGCAGGAACCGGGGTACTCGAACACCGCCGCGCTCGGCAAGCTGATCTACACCGACTACATCTACGCCTTCGAAGTGGCCGGCATCATCCTGCTGGTGGCGATCATCGCCGCGGTCGCGCTGACCCTGCGCCGCCGCAAGGACACCAAGGCCCAGGACGTGTCGGCGCAGCTGCGCACCCGCCGCGACGAACGCGTGCGCCTGGTGCCGATGCAGGCCGAAGCCCAGAACCAGCAGACGGAAGCCGCGGCTGCCGCCAATAAGAACTAAAGCCCGGAGAAACGCTGTGCTCTCTCTCGCCCACTTCCTCGTGCTCGGTGCGATCCTGTTTGCGATCAGCATCGTCGGCATCTTCCTGAACCGCAAGAACGTGATCGTGCTGCTGATGGCGATCGAACTGATGCTGCTCGCGGTGAATATCAACTTCGTCGCCTTCTCGCATTACCTGGGCGACCTGGCTGGTCAGGTTTTCGTTTTCTTCATCCTTACGGTGGCCGCCGCCGAGTCGGCAATCGGTCTGGCAATCCTGGTGGTGCTGTTCCGCAACCTGGATACGATCAACGTGGACGACATGGACACCCTCAAGTACTGATCCGTGCCGTACTACGCAGATAACCAAGACTCTCCGACCGCACACCACTAAGCGTCCTATGGCAACCACGCTCAACCCCAACCTGCTGCTTGCGATTCCGCTGGCGCCGCTAGTCGGCTCCGCGATCGCCGGCCTGTTCGGTACCAAGTTCTTTGGCCTGTTTTCCTCGGAGTCGCGCGGCGGCCGGATGTTGGCCCACACCTCGACCATCCTGGGCGTGGCCATTGCCTGCGTGCTGTCGGTGATGGTGCTGCTCGACGTGATGAACGGCGCGGGCTACAACGGCACCGTCTACGAGTGGATGGCCATCGGCAGCCTGAAGATGGAGGTCGGCTTCCTGGTCGACTCGCTGACCGCGATGATGATGGTCGTGGTGACCTTCGTCTCGCTGATGGTGCATATCTACACCGTCGGCTACATGGACGGGGATCCCGGCTACAACCGCTTCTTCGCGTACATCTCGCTGTTCACCTTCTCGATGCTGATGCTGGTGATGAGCAACAACTTCCTGCAGCTGTTCTTCGGCTGGGAAGCGGTGGGCCTGGTGTCGTACCTGCTGATTGGCTTCTGGTACACGCGCCCGACCGCGATCTTCGCCAACCTGAAGGCGTTCCTGGTCAACCGTGTCGGTGACTTCGGCTTTATCCTGGGCATCGGCCTGCTGCTGGCCTACAGCGGCAGCATGAACTACACCGAAGTATTCGCCGCGCGCGACCAGCTGGCTACCGTGGTTTTCCCGGGCACCGACTGGATGATGATCACGGTCGCGTGCATCTGCCTGTTCATCGGCGCGATGGGCAAGTCGGCGCAGTTCCCGCTGCATGTCTGGCTGCCTGACTCGATGGAAGGCCCGACCCCGATCTCGGCGCTGATCCACGCGGCCACCATGGTGACCGCCGGCATCTTCATGGTCGCGCGCATGTCGCCGCTGTTCGAGCTGTCGGACGCCGCGCTGTCGTTCGTGCTGGTGATTGGCGCCATCACGGCGCTGTTCATGGGCTTCCTGGGCATCATCCAGAACGACATCAAGCGCGTGGTCGCGTACTCGACGCTGTCGCAGCTG from Cupriavidus taiwanensis encodes:
- a CDS encoding NADH-quinone oxidoreductase subunit J, coding for MELTTTIFYVFALVLVLSALKVITAKNPVHSALFLVLSFFTAAAIWMLLKAEFLAILLVLVYVGAVMVLFLFVVMMIDIDIEHLRRDFWTYVPMASIVGALIIAEMAIVLVRNFIGTTAPVVASGSQEPGYSNTAALGKLIYTDYIYAFEVAGIILLVAIIAAVALTLRRRKDTKAQDVSAQLRTRRDERVRLVPMQAEAQNQQTEAAAAANKN
- the nuoI gene encoding NADH-quinone oxidoreductase subunit NuoI; its protein translation is MLLAIKDFFNSLLLKELFKGMALTGRYLFARKVTVQFPEEKTPISPRFRGLHALRRYPNGEERCIACKLCEAVCPALAITIESDVRNDGTRRTTRYDIDLTKCIFCGFCEEACPVDAIVETQILEYHGEKRGDLYFTKDMLLAVGDRYEPQIAAAKAADAKYR
- the nuoH gene encoding NADH-quinone oxidoreductase subunit NuoH, whose protein sequence is MIDWITSQGQGVLGAYWTPLWILIRAVLIVVPLLLCVAYLILWERKLIGWMHVRLGPNRVGPLGLLQPIADVLKLLLKEVMMPTQVSRGMYLIAPLMVLMPAVAVWAVIPFQAEVVMADVNAGLLYVMAISSVGVYGVILAGWASNSKYAFIGAMRAAAQMVSYEIAMGFALVTVLMVAGSLNLSAIVNGQNTGYFADMGINILSWNWLPLLPMFGVYFISGVAETNRHPFDVVEGESEIVAGHMIEYSGMGFALFFLAEYINMIIISAMTALMFLGGWAPPFSSVVTNAVPGFFWLLVKVFLLLSVFIWIRASFPRYRYDQIMRLGWKVFIPLTVVWLIIVAIWIKSPWNIWH
- the nuoK gene encoding NADH-quinone oxidoreductase subunit NuoK: MLSLAHFLVLGAILFAISIVGIFLNRKNVIVLLMAIELMLLAVNINFVAFSHYLGDLAGQVFVFFILTVAAAESAIGLAILVVLFRNLDTINVDDMDTLKY